TGAGGGTTGGGTTGCGAGTTGCCTTGGCGTGGCTGTACATGTCCTTGGTGTGCATGCGCTTTGCACAAGTGTGTGCATTGTCATCTTGCGCACGGGCGGGGGCACAGACTGTGTGTGCTGCCTGGCACGAGCAGGTGTATTCTGCTCGGTGTGCACAGAGTGATGCTGGCCAAAATCCAGGCCATtgtcactctgtgtgtgtgtgtgtgtgtgtgtgtgtgtgtgtgtgtgcgcacgcacgcaccattgtctctgcctccccccccagaaGTGCTCCTTGCTCTGATAGGGGCAGGCAGGAAGAGGGTGGGGCCTGTGGCAGGCGGGTCCCATGCGGGGGTGGTACTCTGACCCCCCGCCAACCTGCATCCACGGGCTTCACATGCCCTTCCCACGAaagccaggcatccaggctccccctgccagAGAACCCCGGTGTCTGGGCGCTGCGCGTCCTCACCCGACGCCTGCCCTTGGCTCCGCAGTGTGGACCAACGTGGAGCCGCGCTCTGTGGCTGTGTTCCCGTGGCACTCACTTGTGCCCTTCCTGGCGCCGAGCCAGCCTgactgctctgtgcagcccaccGAGGGACAGCAGCCTGTTGgccaccctgccaccactgcccacaacAAAGGTGAGAGGCCCCAGGGCctgcaaaaatagcagccacgTACCCGTGGTGTTGggggaggagccaggggcagggagtggcccTTTTGGGTTTGGTGGGATGCACAAAAATGGCTTCCCTGGGTTTTGGTGGGACCCACAAAAatgggggagggaagcggggCTGGCACTTTCCGCCATCCACCGGTGTGGCATATCCCCACCCAGAACCCCCGGAGTCGGCGGCCGTGGCCCCTGACCTCTCGGGGGCGCTGGGGGCGGAGCCAGGGCGGCTTGGGGCATCGTGCTCGGACggccctgcccccgctgccccccaggCCCATGCGGGTGCTGCCCCCACACACGAGGATGAGGCCCCGGGGCCCCTGCGCCTGGACAGCGAGACAGAGAGCGACCATGACGACGCgtgagtgcagggccagggtctcagggaggagggggggtgtATTTGGGACACGCTCacactctgcccccccccaggttCCTGTCTACTGTGTCCCCTGagatgcagctgccactggcGCCGGGGAAGCGTCGGACGCAGTCACTGAGTGCCCTGCCCAAGGACCGTGACTCGGACAAGGATGGGCGCAGCCCCAACAAGGTGAGgaactcccctgcccccccccgccccccccccccccccggggccccTGCAATGGACCACCCTGGAGCAATGCCCCCATGTGCAAGTACTGACCTGCTCTGGAATGGAATGGTCCAGAGACACAAGCTACCCTGCTTTCCTTTGGAATGGGACAGTCTAGTAGagccagcaccctgccccccctccgGAATGGAGCACACTGGAGGCTCCCCCTACACTGCCCCCCTGCAATGGACTGCTCCAGAGAAACAAGCCTCCCCCCTCTCCAATGGGCCGCTCCTAGggaaacccctgcccccccccatggaaCACTCCAAGACCTCAtgtcaccacccccccccccagtttcccCCAGTGGAAGTCCTTGAGAAAGTTTGAGGGCATGCTgtactcccctgccccccccccagtcccacatGGCATGTTCCATGTTCCCCTCTAGAACTAGGAGATTccatggcaggggagggcagttattttgggcggagggccacttactgagttttggcaagccatcaagggccacgtgacaggcagccaggggcagataaatattaattttctaaattttttaggggccctaagggccggatagaatggcctgacgggccagattcagcccgcgggccgcattttgcccacccctattccATGGGCTATTCCCCTTTCTCCCCTACGTGGTATAGTCCATAGGAATTGGCGCTCCCCTCCCTTTCACCCCAACCTGGTATGTTCCAagggggtctgtgcaccccccCACTTTGCTCACAAGTGGTACACCCCATGCAGGTGCATCCACCCACCACAAGGACCCCCATCCTCTGCACAGCATGAGGGGTCCCCATCATCTCTGCATGGCATGTACCAGGAGTTCCCCGGGATCCCCGTGCCCTCCTCACAGCCCGTTCCATGAGGCCCCCAAGGGTccccagccacaggggaaggagtggggcacagCTCATTTGCATACTGATGTTGCCCCTCTGCGCGGCAGCGGGAGAAAGACCACATCCGGCGGCCCATGAATGCCTTCATGATCTTCAGCAAGCGGCACCGGGCGCTGGTGCACCAACGGCACCCCAACCAGGACAACCGCACTGTCAGCAAGATCCTGGGCGAGTGGTGGTACGCGCTGGGCCCCAAGGAGAAGCAGAAATACCATGACCTCGCCTTCCAGGTgccgcagggcagggggtggcacgGCGTGGtgcgggggcagggctggggggcaccctGGCCTGACCCTACCCCCCGGTGCCATGCGACCATGCAGGTCAAAGAGGCACACTTCAAGGCACACCCCGACTGGAAGTGGTGCAACAAGGATCGCAAGAAGTCGAGCTCGGAGGCCAAGgcgccggggccagggccagggcctgggggggggccCAAGGAGCCGCGGGAGCGCAGCATGTCGGAgacggcagctgctgcaggtgagccctccccaccccggggTGCCCCCTACCCGCCCATGCCCGCTcattctctgctctgctctccacAGCCTCGGCAGAGCTGCCGGATACCAAAACGGGGGCAGGAGTTGGGGCTGCGCTGCCCCTGGCGCCGGCAGGGGGTGCCAGCGCGCAGCACCCACGACCCCGTGCCTTCTCACACAGTGGGGTGCACGGCCTAGACACGGGGCCCCGTGATGCCCAGGCGCTGCAGGACCTCACCCAGGTACCAGGGCGGGCCCCAGGGGCGGGTCATGGCGTGGCCACCCCTGCTCATGCTGCCCCATCCCCGCTGCAGATGTGCACGGGGCAGGCACCCTATGGCACAGCGGCCAGCAAGGGACCCTTCGGGGGGTTTGCAGCACCCCCGGGTGAGGCGGCGCGGCCCCCGCTGCTGCCCCCGCCAGCCCGTGGCCCCCGAGCCCCCCGCCCAGCCAGCGAAGAGATGACCAGCGATGAGGAGCGCATGGTGATCTGCGAAGAGGAGGGTGATGATGATGTCATCGGTGaggcccccccccttcccccccccaacctctgcacCCCCCGAGCTGCCCGCTCAGGGACGTCACCACCCCCCTTGTCCCCCGCAGCAGATGACGGGTTCAGCCTGGCCGACATCGACCTCAAATGCAAGGAGCGGGTGACGGACAGTGAGAGTGATGCATCCTCGGGCGATGAGCCTGACACCAAGGTGGGGCCACGCCACGCtgggtcgggggtggggggcatgccgGCGGGGTGGTGCCCTGCACGGCACTGACCCCCATCTCCCCCGCAGGGCTTCGCCCGGAAGCTCTTCTCGCCTGTCATCCGGTCGCCGTCGCTGCCGGGCGCCTTCGCCCCCTGccggccccctccctccctggagcctgaGACCCCCGACCCCCAGACTCCCGCCAAAGCCTTTGgtgccccccctgccactgccctgccacccacttcctcacctgccacagcaCCCTTTCCTAGCCCGTTCAAGGCGCAGGAGGGGCGGGCAGGTGCCCGGCCCCTCGCACTGCCCCCAGCCAAGCGTCCTGAGGCCCGCTTTgagccagcacctgcccccccgTACCGTCGACGCAGCGCAGGGGGCCCTGAGGCGGCCCCCCCCTCGGTGCTGGCGCCGGGCGCCGGGGGGGTGCTGCAGGCGCTGGTGCTGCCCGAGGGGGGGGCACGCTATGGGGGGAGTGCCCGGGCAGCCTCCACTGTGGTGACCAATGTTGTGCGGCCCGTGAGCAGCACCCCAGTGCCCATCGCCAGCAAGCcgccctgcagccctgagcccccCAATCCCCCGCTGGCCCTGCTGGGCCCGGGACCCCCCAAAGCGGAGGCGGCGGTGCTGGGCCGTGCTGGGCTGCTCGGCACTGACAAGAAGCCCCAAGGGTCCATGGGCAaggcctctccagctgctggcactgtGGTCACCAGCCTGCTGGTGGGTGCAACCGGCTACGGGCAGCCTGGGGGGGCAGCGGCAGGCCCAGCTGGGGGGGCCTCAGTGGCCGTGCTGCCCAGCGCGGCCCTGGCACAGCCACCTGCTGTGCAGTTCATCACACAGGGCCCAGCAGGCACGGCAGGGCCCAATGGGGCTGTGCCGCTGGGCATCCTGCAGCCACCGAGCAAGGCGGGCAGCATCACTCAAGTACAGTACATCCTGCCCACACTGCCACAGCCCCTGCAGGTGGCTGGGCCAGGCAAGGGGCCGGGGGCCGGGCCAGGCGCCCCCAGCATCCACTTCGCCCTGCCGCCTGCCAACGGCAAGGTCCTGGCCgcacctgctggtgcccccccagggctgcccctgctgcagcccgcGCCTGGTGTGCCCAGCAGCACCGTTACTGTTGTCTCCACTGCCCCCAAAGGTAAGGGGCCCCAATCCAGGGGTGGGGATTCGGTGGTGGGGGGTGTGCTGCTCACCCCCACCCGCTGTCACTGTCTCCACAGCCCAGGCGGCGTCGCCAGTGCAAGCACCGGGCACAGGTGCCGCAGCCCACCTGGTGCAGGGCAAGGTGCTGGTGCCCATGGCGGCCCCCCAGGTGACAGTGCGGCCCAGCAGCACTgccggccccctgccccaggtggccccacccttccccGTTCCTGTGCAGAACGGTGCCCAGACCACCAGCAAGGTCAGTGCGCCAGCCCTGGGCACCTGCATCCTGCGCATGTGTGGGGTGCGCATGTGTTGCATCCTtcgtgtgtgtgtggtgcatgtgtgcacgtgtacCCCGGGCACCTGGGTACTGTGTGTATACgtgaatgtgtgtgtacatgtgtgcatgtgttccaGATGCCTTGGTGCTACCCATGCACGTGTGCcatggatgcctgggttctgggtgcgtgtgtgtgcaggTTCTGGATGTCTCCATTCCATGTGTGTGCAAGATACCAGTCATATGTGTGtatgtcctggatgcctgggtcttgtgtgtatgcatgcatatatgtgggtgtgtgtttgCGTGCATGTATGTACCATACACATTTGTGTGTGTCAGACTCCAGATTGTGTGTGCACGTTCCTGGTGcctgggttctgtatgtgtgcaaGATGTCTTGGTCTTGTGTGTGCGCATGGGATATTTGTGTCCTGCATGTGTATGCCTGGGGCTGTATCCCAGATGCTTGTGTTCCCCATGTGTCACGTCTGCCTGTCCTGGACAGCTGGGTCCCGCATGCCTGCGCCTCACACCCTCTTCTCACCCCTGCAGATCATCCAGCTGACGCCGGTGCCTGTGGTGCAGCCCCCGGCTGCAGTGCCCAGCAGTGCCACACTGGTGCCCCCGCTCAGCCCTGCGGCAGTGGTGGGGGCGCCCAGCCAGCCTCAGAAGGTCTTGCTGCCCTCCTCTACCAGGTAGGACTGCCGGGCCTGGGAGGGCAGTCGGGCTGGGGATGCTGGGCTCAACCTCTGACCGCcctgtcttccccacctccccccccacaggaTCACCTACGTGCAGTcagcacccacacaccccctgcccctggctagCTCGGCCTcaccagcccagcctagccctgtgcctgcccccgcCTACGTGCAGGCACCTGTGGGGGCCACCCCCATGGCGCTGGGCTTTACCGCCATCGGGCCTAACGGCCAGGCCATCGTCCAGCCCCTATTGTCCGGTaaggcctgggcagggggtgggggggatggtgcggggcaggcagcagcatctAACTGCGCGTCTCCTCTGCAGgccagagctccctgctggcaccGGGGCAGGTGGGGACACCGGCACTGCCCGGCCCGGCActgtccccagcctccagtgGGCAGGTGATCACGGCCATCTACCCTGGCCCCGCACCACCgcctgcacctgggctggtcTACAGTGTGGCCAGCTCCACGCCTGCTGCCCCCACCGCCATCCtgcccaagggggtgggcagcatGGCCGCTGGGCAGGGCCCCATCGCCCCCGGGCACACTGGTATGTGGAGGAGAGGTGGGGCAATGCAAAGGAGGGATGTAGAATGGGGTGGGGCATGCAAGTGATAGTGGGGCtttaaggggcagggctaggcaAATGTAAGGCACTACAGTGCTTTTGGCAGCCCCACCCACCTCATTTGCATAGTGCTGTAGTTAGACAGAGCCAAAAGCCTGGGACAGGAGTTCAGACTAGTAGGTCCagagtgggcagagccagggactgTGGATGGGGCTGACTGCgcctccccctgcagggcccctgggctTCCCACCTGCACCGGCCCGGCCCCCGCGGCCCCTGTCGAAGCCCCCCCAGAAGGTGAAGGCCGCCATCGCCAGCATCCCTGTGGGCTCCTACGAGTCGGCCCCCTCGCCTGGCACCGCCCGCACCCACCCAGGGACGCCGCAGCCGCCCGAGCCTGGGGGCGCACCCCGACACCACCATGACCCCTCACCGCCCACTCCCTCACCGCCCCCCCGGGGCACTGAGGCCGGCCCCGGCCCTGAGCCAGAGCGTGAGGCCTGGGATGGgggtgccccccctccctcctcctcacccatgcccccccagcacccATCGCCCGAGACGCTGGACGCCGAGGGCTGGAGCCAGCGGGACCCTGCACCAGGGCCCTGCGAGGACAGGCTGGCGCCGGCAGCCCCCTCACCTGCCAAAGGCCCTGAGACGGtgagtgctcccccaccccaccccaatttCCCTCCTTCTGACCCCTGTCAGCTGAGctctgccccccactctcccGCAGGCTGCCAAGTTCCCTGCATCCCCCGACTGGCGCATCCCAGCGCCCGAGAGCCGCCCCGATGCCCCGGCTCCCCCTGCCGGCCCCTCGGCTTCAGCCTCCTCGGCCACCGCCAGCCCTGGGTCTGGCGAGGGGCCCCGGGGAACTGCACCGGCCCCCACGCCACCCACTGCCGAGGGCCTGGAGCGCAAGGAGGGCAGCGCCAAGAAGGCCAAGGTGCGACCGCCCCCCCTGAAGAAAACCTTTGACTCTGTGGACAAGTGAGTgatctcggggtgggggggggtcttgtcatgggacccaggtgtctgggagggCCTCCCTgtgacccctccctcccccgcactGCCGCCCCCCAGCAGGGTCCTGTCGGAGGTGGACTTTGAGGAGCGGTTCGCAGAGCTGCCCGAGTTCAAGCCTGAGGAGGTGCTGCCCTCGCCCACGTTGCAGTCGCTCGCCACCTCACCCCGTGCCATCCTGGGGAGCTACCGCAAGAAACGCAAGAACTCCACCGGTCAGTGGGGGCACGGCCGGTGGAGTGGGGGCACCCTGGGGGGGGCCAGCGGGCACCTCTgacccccctcactgctgccccccagacCTAGACTCATCCACCGAGGACCCCATCTCGCCCAAGCGGAAGATGCGGCGCCGCTCAAGCTGCAGTTCGGAGCCCAACACGCCCAAGAGCGCCAAGTGCGAGGGGGACATCTTCACTTTCGAGAAGACAggtgaggtggggctgggctgggtgtgggTGGAGCAGGGGCGCAGGGTGGGGCTGACACGTGCCGGTGCTGCGCAGGCTCGGAGGCGGACGATGTGCTGGGTGAGCTGGAGTATGAGAAGGTGCCGTACTCGTCGCTGCGCCGCACCCTGGACCAGCGCCGCGCACTCGTCATGCAGCTCTTCCAGGACCACGGCTTCTTCCCCTCAGGTCTGTGCCTGGGGTGGTCGGGGTGGGGAGGCTTTCCACAGGGTGCAGCGCAGGGACTCCTCGCGCCCTGCCGGCCCAGCTTCCTCTTtcccacttcctgtcccaaatgGCTGGGCGGCACGGCGGGAACTTCCTGGCTCAcctaccccagagccagctgcccccTGGGGTGTGATACCTGCACCAATGCtcaccccagagcctgctgcACCCCAGGCCTGTGACACCCAGTTAATGTGTTGGCACCCGCCAGGGTGATCCTTAGGGGCCGAGCCCCAACATGCCGGCCCTCCCTGCAGCCGTGCTGACACCCATCTCATCCTTCCACAGCCCAGGCCACAGCCGCCTTCCAAGCCCGCTATGCTGACATCTTCCCCACCAAGGTGTGCCTGCAGCTGAAGATCCGTGAGGTGCGCCAGAAGATCATGCAGGCGGCCACGCCGGCTGAGCAGGCCCCCTCCACGCTCGAGCCAGGTGGCCCtgtggccccagcaggcagcagcactggtggcCCCGAGGGGcagcccccagagccagccgcggGCCAGGACTCGGGCCCTGGGGCGGATGGGCCGAGCGGGGCTGCCTGGGACAGCACGCAGCCCTCACCACCaggaggtgccagcagcagcagcagcagatgaagAACCCCATGTGGGCCGGCTGGTCATAAACCACTGTGGGAGCTTCGCCCCTACgccaccccccccgccctgccactGGGGGCCAAGacttgcccctgcacctgccctccACGGACGCAGGTGGCACTGCTGCACCCACCATTCCAGGATGcaggccccgcccctgctgccatggagaCCGTGGGGAGGGCGGGGCCAGGCATGGGGGCCACGGACACCTGTAAAGTGACCGACTCTTTTCATAACGTTAAATATTTTGAGACCTGACGTACTCGTTGCCTCTGTGTCGCCCATCCCTGCCACGGGAGGAGGCAGGGCTCGGCTGCCTTGGCCAGTCGGCACCCGTGCTCCAGCTACAGGATGGGCTCGGCTTTCGTGGCCACTCTGACTGCCGTGGCTGCACCCCGTGGGTGGAGGGCTCCAGCGTGGCCCCCCatggggtgctgcaggcagcccctTTTGGGGGgtgccccctccccgccgccgGCACATGTGGATCATGGGGGTCTCCACCCCTGCCTCGCTATTAAAGCTCTTGAACAAGCCGCCGGCCACTGCGTGTGTGTCTGCTCCCGCCATGGCCCCTGCCTGTGGGGACTCCACCTCGCAGTTGCTGCATGGGTCCTGCAGCTGCCtagctgggggcaggagctgcccggCAATGGCCCTCGGGGCACTGGCCTGGGGGTCCCTGTATAGAGAAACAGTTCAGCTCCCCCGCCTTGCAATGGTTGGACCCGTCCCCTCCACTCcctctggagggctgggggatACCATTCCCGCGGGAGGAGGGGGCCTACTGCAGAGGTGGAGAAAGGAGGTAGTGGTCAGTTTCCCAACCACCCGCCCCCCCACGGGGGCTACCAAGCAGTTTCTTGTAGCTGCCCGCCCCTGTGTCCTGGCTGGGGTCGTGCCCAGGAGCAACGCGAGAGAGAAATTCTGCTCCTACCCAGCAGGGACAGTGGTTTGGTCCACCGGGTAAGAACAGAGTTAAGTTGCCCCCCCCTCCCGGGGCAGAATGGTCGCGTCCACAGTGCGCGCGGGCGGTTCCACTGCCccgagagggggagggggggcgctgTAGCTAGACCGCGACGCGTGGAGATGATGCGAGCCGCAGCACCCTGTCGTGCTGTTCTGTGCCCCTCCcgctgctgtgctggggctgttCCGGGcattgctcccccacccccagttcagcggggctcttccctccaccctgcctccagctgctgctggctcttccctcCACCTCGCTCCGCCCCTCCTCCCGCTCCAGCTGCTACTGGCTGTTCTCTTTACCCGCCGCCCCCGTGCTGGCGCTGGCTGGTCCCTTCATACCCCCCCATCCCTGTTCTGGCTGTTCCcttcaccgcccccccccccaccgttgGTGCTGGCTGGTCCCTTTATCCTGCCCCCCCTCCGCTAGTGCTGCCTGTtcctttcacccccccccccccagcagctgctttaGCAAGGGGCCTGGTCCCAGGACCCTCTGAGAGGGTGGACGACTGCCCCAGAGGGCAGGCCTGTCCCGTTTCCTGTGCACTTCCTGTCCCCCCCCCTTGTTCCCCTTAACCAGCTCAGTCCTGCCCCCCAGAGCAGCTGCGTCTTGGGTGTCTTTGGCAAGCCGGCCCCACAGCTCCTGGGTTCCCAGTGCCCAGTGTCCCCGTGGGATCGGCCTGACCGGGACACCCCGAAACCCAGGAACAGCTGGAATAATGAGGCACAGGCCGGCCCCGCCTGCCCCTCAGCGCCGTCCTCGGGCTCAGCCTGTCCAGCGGAAAGCGCACGAGGTCCGGGGACACGGGGGACGCTTTATCCGCAGAGGCTGGGTTATGAGTACCTGGTGCAGTGCAGCCATCGTGCTCCTCGCGGCCGTTGCCTCTGCCGTGGCGCTGGGCTCTCCTGGGAGGTCGTTCAGGGCGAGGTGGAAGGGCTAATCGAGTCCCACAGCTGGGGCCACCTTGCCCCCCTGCAGTAccggccaggccaggctgcgTGGGAAGCGCATGACCCTCCCAGGGCTCCGCCGCACAGCTCGGTCCTCATgttggggggcttcccctcatGGGCCTGGGCCCCTCTTTGGGGGTCACTCTGTCCTGAGCCGACTGTGGCCCTGGTGCTCTGCACATAGCCCgcaaggtggtggggaggggccgaATGCTTCTAGACCCTTCCCTTGGCCCTCTTGTCCCTTTGGGGATTACGGGCCTGCTCTTGCCCCCTCATTTCCTCCCCAGGGGTGTGTCTGCACCAAAATGCCCCCCTCACTCTTTGCACCCCATCTCCCACAGGTTGCAGCCACTGCAGGGAGCTATCTCCCCCCTCGGGCTCCTTCCTGCCCCCGCAGCTCAGAGGCACTCAGTTGCCACCCCTCTAGGGTATGGGGTTGCCCCACAGGCAGAAGCCATGCTGGACGCAGGCGGTGGCATCAGCCATACTTTCCTTCCTTGCTGATCACACCCTGTCCCATCCTGCACAGCCAGGGAAGGCAGGGGATGGACCTGCAATGACTTCACTCAGGACGGGCACCATGTCCAAACCAGACTTTATTGTCGTAGCCTGCCTGTAGACAACATGGGACAATTAAAAACCAATTAAACGCACCCCTGGCTTCTTCCAAACCAGCTGCCAGCACAAGCAGGGGAAGGCTCTGTGCAGTATGGCCCTAGCTGGGCATGGAGATGGAGCCCAGCTGGTGGAGGTCGAGCGAGACGGAGGGAGGAGTGCTGGGCGCAGGGTGGTGTAGGTCCTGGTGGCCAGGCACCGCACTGGCAGGATCTAAGGGGAACGAGCGCACAGGCTGTCATCATGTCCCCGCAATGCCCACTGTACATTCTCTATGCCCCATCCCGCCTGGGCACCACACAGCttgccaggctgggtgggggtatGCCCACAAGGCTTGGGACAGGGGTATGGTGGTGGGGTGGGCTCCATGGtacctgctgctcctgggctccctggtgccttgctgctgctctcGCCTGGTGCCGggttgctgctgccctgctgtgacGTGGGTCCTGGGGGGGGTGCGGGGTCTGTGGGGGGCAGCTGAGCCGTGCCATAAGGCGCGGGGCTGAGCATGGG
This sequence is a window from Alligator mississippiensis isolate rAllMis1 chromosome 15, rAllMis1, whole genome shotgun sequence. Protein-coding genes within it:
- the CIC gene encoding protein capicua homolog isoform X6, with product MKPAARKAASSSPASSTGSGSHSPPSTRAKAQRRRPAEGGPRLEEEEEGGGSEDAPDQPPVFPGARCTMEPTLGPPVEAPEAEGAPGPDGEPSPNRKTAAFKARTPRRKAVGPGEDWSGSEGSAAPPEDEPGGRCPSSSTDTASEHSADEEAKAGPVAQPWGPTPQPAPYDLHQLRSQRVLARRDGLFQPAVVKQIRRGQDLGVQFGGDRAVTYYEGALSAGAPDVVLDATPPPGAVVVGTPVCACVDPGETAYREGTVVEVSIKPASYKVRFGLSPGPSPSPRRDSAWVPRSGLRLLRPPWARAEPEKPAGEVEDEAPGPEAKQPEDAEVSKISAGAGEPPAPILRPLSPPKSPGLPRLPEAPSPPSGAEAGGSRSSSGLSGEKGAAPGPPGPGPGRRTPLTAAQQKYKKGDVVCTPNGIRKKFNGKQWRRLCSREGCMKESQRRGYCSRHLSMRTKELEGLEGSGRGSGLREGSAEFDWDDTSRDSEASSARGDSRPRLAPTDLSRFELDECEAAVMLVSLGSSRSGTPSFSPGSNQSPFSPAPSPSPSPLFGLRPASFSPITASPVIQRAAARSRHVSASTPKGTVLSPELLPPGARERHPSGLLPSFQTSLTFTVPVSPGKRRPEPPAPGAEPHKPEGAGGPEESSTGGFRVVSPAAPGAFGRSRQASPLLLQTEPHPAVRRVPAVQRDSPVIVRNPDVPLPSPFAEKLPERPGSPRRGPPGPHDAPKAPLQAPVPINAGRGLPACPPSGAPPAPEPPVPVFGVSSPFQPVAFHPSPAALLPVIVPGDYVGPPAPRKDIIMGRPGTVWTNVEPRSVAVFPWHSLVPFLAPSQPDCSVQPTEGQQPVGHPATTAHNKEPPESAAVAPDLSGALGAEPGRLGASCSDGPAPAAPQAHAGAAPTHEDEAPGPLRLDSETESDHDDAFLSTVSPEMQLPLAPGKRRTQSLSALPKDRDSDKDGRSPNKREKDHIRRPMNAFMIFSKRHRALVHQRHPNQDNRTVSKILGEWWYALGPKEKQKYHDLAFQVKEAHFKAHPDWKWCNKDRKKSSSEAKAPGPGPGPGGGPKEPRERSMSETAAAAASAELPDTKTGAGVGAALPLAPAGGASAQHPRPRAFSHSGVHGLDTGPRDAQALQDLTQMCTGQAPYGTAASKGPFGGFAAPPGEAARPPLLPPPARGPRAPRPASEEMTSDEERMVICEEEGDDDVIADDGFSLADIDLKCKERVTDSESDASSGDEPDTKGFARKLFSPVIRSPSLPGAFAPCRPPPSLEPETPDPQTPAKAFGAPPATALPPTSSPATAPFPSPFKAQEGRAGARPLALPPAKRPEARFEPAPAPPYRRRSAGGPEAAPPSVLAPGAGGVLQALVLPEGGARYGGSARAASTVVTNVVRPVSSTPVPIASKPPCSPEPPNPPLALLGPGPPKAEAAVLGRAGLLGTDKKPQGSMGKASPAAGTVVTSLLVGATGYGQPGGAAAGPAGGASVAVLPSAALAQPPAVQFITQGPAGTAGPNGAVPLGILQPPSKAGSITQVQYILPTLPQPLQVAGPGKGPGAGPGAPSIHFALPPANGKVLAAPAGAPPGLPLLQPAPGVPSSTVTVVSTAPKAQAASPVQAPGTGAAAHLVQGKVLVPMAAPQVTVRPSSTAGPLPQVAPPFPVPVQNGAQTTSKIIQLTPVPVVQPPAAVPSSATLVPPLSPAAVVGAPSQPQKVLLPSSTRITYVQSAPTHPLPLASSASPAQPSPVPAPAYVQAPVGATPMALGFTAIGPNGQAIVQPLLSGQSSLLAPGQVGTPALPGPALSPASSGQVITAIYPGPAPPPAPGLVYSVASSTPAAPTAILPKGVGSMAAGQGPIAPGHTGPLGFPPAPARPPRPLSKPPQKVKAAIASIPVGSYESAPSPGTARTHPGTPQPPEPGGAPRHHHDPSPPTPSPPPRGTEAGPGPEPEREAWDGGAPPPSSSPMPPQHPSPETLDAEGWSQRDPAPGPCEDRLAPAAPSPAKGPETAAKFPASPDWRIPAPESRPDAPAPPAGPSASASSATASPGSGEGPRGTAPAPTPPTAEGLERKEGSAKKAKVRPPPLKKTFDSVDKVLSEVDFEERFAELPEFKPEEVLPSPTLQSLATSPRAILGSYRKKRKNSTDLDSSTEDPISPKRKMRRRSSCSSEPNTPKSAKCEGDIFTFEKTGSEADDVLGELEYEKVPYSSLRRTLDQRRALVMQLFQDHGFFPSAQATAAFQARYADIFPTKVCLQLKIREVRQKIMQAATPAEQAPSTLEPGGPVAPAGSSTGGPEGQPPEPAAGQDSGPGADGPSGAAWDSTQPSPPGGASSSSSR